A single genomic interval of Armatimonadota bacterium harbors:
- a CDS encoding GNAT family N-acetyltransferase: MTVRTAEHSDLPAILAIYNESGVGTTASADLEPITLEQRTAWFDEHIAGGYPVLVAEDDNGRVVGWASLSAYHRKPGYRLTAEDSVYVAPDRLGKGIGALLLPRLIEAGRAAGFHTIVAVIGGTNEASVRLHERNGFKHAGTIRDAVRKFDRWQDIVYMQLVLNDEV; the protein is encoded by the coding sequence ATGACCGTTCGGACCGCCGAGCATTCAGATTTGCCGGCTATCCTGGCCATTTACAATGAGTCCGGCGTCGGGACAACGGCATCGGCCGACCTCGAACCGATCACATTGGAACAGAGGACGGCCTGGTTTGACGAGCACATCGCCGGAGGATATCCGGTCCTCGTCGCCGAGGACGACAATGGCCGCGTGGTCGGCTGGGCGTCGCTGAGCGCCTACCATCGCAAACCCGGCTACCGCCTCACGGCCGAGGATTCCGTGTATGTGGCGCCGGATCGACTGGGCAAGGGCATCGGCGCCCTGTTGCTGCCACGTTTGATTGAAGCCGGCCGCGCGGCGGGTTTCCACACTATCGTTGCCGTGATCGGCGGAACGAACGAAGCCAGCGTCCGCCTGCACGAACGCAACGGCTTCAAACACGCCGGCACTATCCGGGACGCGGTCCGCAAGTTCGACCGCTGGCAGGACATCGTCTACATGCAACTCGTCTTGAACGATGAAGTCTGA
- a CDS encoding MBL fold metallo-hydrolase produces MNLADVLEGYSKAIYSTWFYYAPDRVLFDAGEGVASRMENRAFAIRRVCLSHGHLDHISGLPTLIHIRMAGMGEKTLPLDVYYPAGDGYIEGLRQHLDRAMGRRTFELNWHPIGPDCRIPLTAEEDDPPRQHERWLETFTTQHARGRLTLGYRVVEHRHRLKPEFAGKLQNEIRDLVKESGRDAITEQYDHRLLAYLGDCVPMEVSPFADADILLHEATFINAEDREQYVHSTLDEAISTAQAACAGNLVLFHVSSRYPRKQIRAEAVKALNRHGFDLSKAWLLYEWRLDRCDTLQ; encoded by the coding sequence ATGAATCTTGCTGACGTTCTCGAGGGCTACTCCAAGGCCATTTATTCCACGTGGTTCTACTACGCACCGGACCGCGTCCTCTTCGATGCGGGTGAGGGCGTGGCAAGCCGTATGGAGAACCGCGCGTTCGCCATCCGCCGCGTCTGCTTGTCGCACGGGCATCTGGATCACATCTCGGGGCTTCCCACCCTGATCCATATCCGGATGGCGGGCATGGGCGAGAAGACGCTGCCGCTGGACGTCTACTACCCGGCGGGCGACGGCTACATCGAGGGGCTTCGCCAGCACCTGGACCGTGCGATGGGCAGACGAACCTTCGAGCTCAACTGGCATCCTATCGGTCCTGACTGCCGGATCCCGTTGACCGCCGAGGAAGACGATCCGCCGCGCCAGCACGAGCGGTGGCTGGAGACTTTCACCACGCAGCACGCACGTGGCCGCCTTACGCTCGGATACCGCGTGGTGGAGCATCGACACCGCCTGAAGCCGGAGTTCGCGGGCAAGCTGCAGAACGAGATACGGGACCTGGTCAAGGAGTCCGGCCGCGATGCCATCACGGAGCAGTACGACCACCGCCTGCTTGCCTATCTCGGCGATTGCGTGCCGATGGAAGTTTCGCCGTTCGCGGACGCGGACATCCTGTTGCACGAGGCCACGTTCATCAACGCGGAAGACCGTGAGCAGTACGTCCACAGCACGTTGGACGAGGCGATCTCAACAGCGCAGGCGGCGTGCGCCGGGAACCTGGTTCTGTTCCATGTGAGCAGCCGGTATCCGAGGAAGCAGATCCGCGCGGAGGCCGTGAAGGCGCTCAATCGCCACGGTTTCGACCTGTCGAAGGCGTGGCTGCTTTACGAGTGGCGCCTGGACCGATGTGATACGCTCCAGTAG
- a CDS encoding MFS transporter, whose protein sequence is MLSDTNRTLVFIARMLRTFGFGMVSVVLPLYLLNHCGLSASLFGLALTLTLIEDAIATTAIAAIADRFGRRIVLSVAPLLITVAGAGFVLGQHSVWVLMVVAVVGTISPGGVEAGPFLAVEQAVLSQTAEGHKRTTLLSWYNVAGSLFAALGAGAAGVVTYAFRRNGLDELTAFNAMLWGYAVIGVLLMLIAARLSAGAEAKAAAVVVGRKVVMGLHKSKVIVAKLAGLQGIDALAGGLIVQTIVVAWFHTRFGVNAEHLGPIFFGTNILSAVSFLAAAPLAKRIGLLNTMVFTHLPSNILLALVPLMPTFYTAVGMLLFRHLLSQMDVPTRQAYTMALVDPDERSAAAGISASVRSVAQAVGPTISGIFPHAAIVAGIPFFVSGAMKSAYDLAIWQVFRKVPVPRE, encoded by the coding sequence ATGCTATCTGATACGAATCGCACGCTTGTTTTCATCGCGCGTATGCTGCGCACTTTCGGGTTTGGCATGGTCTCGGTGGTCCTCCCGCTGTACCTGCTGAACCACTGCGGGCTGTCAGCCAGCCTGTTTGGGCTGGCGCTCACGCTGACCCTGATTGAGGACGCCATCGCGACGACGGCGATCGCCGCCATCGCGGACCGATTCGGGCGGCGGATCGTTCTGTCCGTGGCGCCGCTCCTCATCACGGTCGCCGGCGCGGGATTCGTGCTCGGCCAGCACAGCGTCTGGGTGCTGATGGTCGTGGCGGTTGTCGGCACCATCAGCCCCGGCGGCGTTGAGGCCGGTCCGTTTCTCGCCGTGGAGCAGGCGGTCCTGTCGCAGACCGCCGAAGGGCACAAGCGGACAACCCTGCTCTCGTGGTACAACGTGGCGGGTTCGCTGTTCGCCGCGCTGGGCGCGGGAGCGGCGGGTGTGGTGACATACGCCTTCCGCCGGAACGGCCTAGATGAGTTGACTGCCTTCAACGCGATGCTGTGGGGATACGCGGTCATCGGCGTGCTGTTGATGCTCATCGCGGCGCGTCTTTCCGCCGGCGCGGAGGCGAAGGCGGCCGCCGTGGTGGTCGGGCGCAAGGTCGTGATGGGGCTGCACAAGTCGAAGGTCATCGTGGCGAAACTCGCCGGGTTGCAGGGCATCGATGCCCTCGCTGGCGGCCTCATCGTCCAGACGATCGTCGTTGCGTGGTTCCACACGCGATTCGGCGTGAATGCAGAGCATTTGGGGCCGATCTTCTTCGGGACCAACATCCTCTCGGCGGTTTCATTCCTGGCCGCCGCGCCGCTGGCGAAACGGATCGGTCTCCTGAACACGATGGTGTTCACGCACCTGCCCAGCAACATCCTGCTGGCGCTCGTCCCGCTGATGCCGACATTCTACACGGCGGTCGGCATGCTCCTCTTCCGCCACCTTCTCTCACAGATGGACGTGCCCACACGCCAGGCCTACACGATGGCACTAGTCGATCCAGACGAGCGCAGCGCCGCGGCCGGCATCAGCGCCAGCGTCCGCAGCGTCGCCCAGGCCGTCGGACCGACCATCAGCGGCATCTTCCCCCACGCGGCCATTGTGGCCGGCATACCGTTCTTCGTGAGCGGCGCCATGAAGAGCGCCTACGACCTGGCCATCTGGCAGGTGTTCCGGAAGGTACCGGTGCCGCGCGAATAG
- a CDS encoding uroporphyrinogen decarboxylase family protein produces MATLRGEPVDRPAVSLYEIGGFHSDPTDPDPFNVYNDPSWLPLLQLAEERTDIIRMVSPQLTPSAHNPRDEYFRVEAYEEAGSRFTRTTLEIGGRTLTSLERRDRGVDTVWTLEHLLKDEDDVRAYLQLPDEVFDFEVSVDALRGADAAVGDRGIAMVDIGDPLCSAAEQFSMADYIMLAFAEPSLFHELLSKVARGIHERVRVVAKAFPGHLWRICGSEYAAEPYLPPRLFDEYVVRYDSPMIEAIRSTGGYPRIHCHGRVKNVAKMIVGMGAAALDPVEPPPQGDVTLAEMRRDYGRDLVLFGNLEASDIENMEPAEFEAVVATALREGTSGEGKGFVLMPSASPYGRTITERTMRNYETIVRLAEAA; encoded by the coding sequence ATGGCGACACTTCGCGGCGAGCCGGTGGACCGGCCCGCGGTCAGCCTCTACGAGATTGGCGGCTTCCACTCGGACCCCACCGATCCCGACCCTTTCAACGTCTATAACGATCCGTCGTGGCTGCCGCTTCTGCAACTCGCGGAGGAGCGCACGGACATCATTCGCATGGTTTCGCCCCAACTGACGCCCTCAGCACACAACCCACGCGACGAGTACTTCCGCGTAGAGGCCTACGAAGAGGCCGGTTCGCGGTTCACACGCACGACGCTCGAGATTGGCGGGCGTACCCTTACCTCACTGGAACGGCGGGACCGCGGTGTGGACACCGTCTGGACGCTGGAGCACCTTCTGAAGGACGAGGACGACGTTCGCGCCTATTTGCAGCTTCCGGACGAGGTCTTCGATTTCGAGGTTTCGGTGGACGCTCTGCGCGGGGCGGACGCCGCAGTGGGAGACCGCGGGATAGCGATGGTGGATATCGGCGACCCCCTTTGCAGCGCGGCGGAGCAATTCTCGATGGCGGATTACATCATGCTGGCGTTCGCGGAACCGTCGCTGTTTCACGAACTGCTGAGCAAAGTGGCGCGGGGTATCCACGAACGGGTGCGCGTGGTCGCAAAAGCCTTCCCGGGTCACTTATGGCGAATCTGTGGTTCGGAGTACGCCGCGGAGCCGTACCTGCCGCCGCGCCTTTTCGATGAGTACGTAGTTCGATACGACAGCCCGATGATCGAGGCTATCCGCTCAACCGGCGGTTACCCGCGCATACACTGTCACGGGCGGGTGAAGAACGTCGCGAAAATGATCGTAGGCATGGGCGCCGCTGCCCTCGATCCGGTCGAGCCGCCGCCCCAGGGTGACGTTACGCTTGCCGAGATGCGCCGCGACTATGGACGGGACCTGGTGCTGTTCGGCAATCTGGAGGCGAGCGACATCGAGAACATGGAGCCCGCCGAGTTCGAGGCGGTGGTCGCCACCGCGTTGCGTGAGGGTACTTCCGGCGAAGGCAAGGGTTTCGTTCTGATGCCCAGCGCCTCGCCCTACGGCCGGACCATCACCGAGCGCACCATGCGGAATTACGAGACCATCGTTCGGCTGGCCGAAGCCGCCTGA
- a CDS encoding class I SAM-dependent methyltransferase, which translates to MATTYEKIDVTAKLAAYMRQFTDIPFADDVAEYVQANAAFDAMLRKTGLKPEQFTWYAPIFEARYKSIAAVLRKSGIRQAIELASGLSLRGLAMTRDPALTYIETDMPAITAEKTALVADIRRKRELAPTENYRIVSADATDPAQLAAVADGLEVGPVAIINEGLMQYLTRAELRSVAAIVHDVLDRFGGIWITPDFSFVSQETDVSEQQKAVRRAVSGEIDRDMYECAFADEAALQAFFDETGFQADVRNQVDEAGRVVSVTRLNLPSDTLERLRPKLRLWVLHSTTALRGMNAPAVRPSA; encoded by the coding sequence ATGGCAACGACGTACGAGAAGATCGATGTGACCGCGAAACTCGCCGCTTACATGCGCCAGTTCACCGACATCCCGTTCGCCGACGATGTCGCCGAGTACGTTCAGGCCAACGCCGCATTCGACGCGATGCTGCGGAAGACCGGCCTGAAGCCGGAGCAGTTCACGTGGTATGCGCCCATCTTTGAGGCCCGGTACAAGAGCATCGCGGCGGTGCTGCGGAAATCCGGCATCAGGCAAGCCATCGAGCTGGCAAGCGGACTCTCATTGCGCGGGCTTGCGATGACCCGGGACCCGGCGCTTACATACATCGAAACCGATATGCCGGCCATCACCGCCGAGAAGACTGCCCTCGTGGCGGATATCCGGCGCAAGCGGGAGCTGGCGCCGACAGAGAACTACCGCATAGTATCCGCGGACGCGACGGATCCGGCCCAACTTGCCGCCGTCGCGGACGGCCTGGAGGTTGGCCCCGTCGCCATCATCAACGAGGGCCTGATGCAATATCTGACCCGCGCCGAATTGCGGTCGGTGGCCGCGATCGTACATGATGTGCTGGATCGCTTCGGCGGCATCTGGATAACGCCGGACTTCTCGTTTGTATCCCAAGAGACTGACGTTTCTGAACAACAGAAGGCAGTTCGGCGGGCCGTTTCCGGGGAGATCGACCGCGATATGTACGAATGTGCCTTCGCGGACGAGGCGGCATTGCAGGCATTCTTCGACGAAACCGGATTCCAGGCCGATGTGCGCAATCAGGTCGATGAGGCTGGCCGCGTAGTTTCCGTCACGCGCCTGAATCTGCCGTCAGACACGCTTGAGCGTTTGCGCCCGAAACTAAGACTCTGGGTTCTCCATTCAACCACTGCGCTCCGGGGCATGAATGCCCCGGCCGTTCGGCCTTCGGCCTGA
- the thrS gene encoding threonine--tRNA ligase: MSSPVAADAPVEVPPFLSAEDLAALRHSASHVMAQAVVELFPGTKLAIGPSTDEGFYYDLDSPHTFTADDFDAIEKRMGEIIKGDFAFELKPVSREEALEHFRKENEIYKVDLIEGFPPDEPVSYYQHSTFSDLCRGPHVPSTGKIGAYKLLSVAGAYWRGDESNKMLQRIYGTAYATKAELDQHLYRLEEAKKRDHRKLGKELNLFTFSDEIGPGIPLFLPRGEMLRRIMETYVRDVQTRYGYDHVWTGHIVKEELFRKSGHLENYIDVMFPPMTDTDGPTYRLKPMNCPSHMTLFNTRLHSYRDLPARFAEFATLYRYEKTGELTGLTRVRALTQDDCHIFCTEEQVESEFGLALRLIHEVLDRYGFSDYKVRLSMRGTEPGGKYVADDEKWERATSALRRALEANAVEYYEAPGEAAFYGPKADFQTKDVLGREWTASTIQVDFIQPARLGCEYIGEDGKPHTPVVLHRAVTGTTERFLGLLIEQYAGAFPLWLSPVQAVIIPIADRHNAYAQAVLDRMKEAGFRVEVDTRNEKTGYKIREAQLQKTPYMLVVGDREIEAGAVSVRSREKGDEGSIKVDALMARMKSEL; encoded by the coding sequence ATGTCATCCCCAGTCGCTGCCGACGCACCTGTCGAAGTACCGCCTTTCCTCTCGGCCGAAGATCTCGCTGCGCTTCGTCATTCGGCGTCGCACGTGATGGCGCAGGCCGTGGTTGAGCTCTTCCCCGGCACCAAACTAGCCATCGGACCTTCAACCGATGAGGGTTTCTATTACGATCTGGACTCACCGCACACCTTCACCGCGGACGATTTTGACGCGATCGAAAAGCGAATGGGCGAGATCATCAAGGGCGATTTCGCGTTTGAACTCAAGCCTGTCTCGCGTGAAGAAGCGTTGGAGCACTTCCGCAAGGAAAACGAGATCTACAAGGTAGACCTGATTGAAGGGTTTCCGCCCGACGAACCGGTGTCCTATTACCAGCACTCGACGTTCAGCGATCTGTGCCGCGGCCCCCATGTGCCAAGCACGGGAAAGATCGGCGCGTACAAACTGCTGAGCGTGGCCGGGGCGTACTGGCGCGGCGACGAGAGCAACAAGATGCTCCAGCGCATCTACGGCACGGCCTACGCCACCAAAGCGGAGCTCGATCAGCACCTGTACCGCCTGGAAGAAGCGAAGAAGCGAGACCACCGCAAACTCGGCAAGGAGCTGAACCTCTTCACGTTCAGCGACGAAATCGGTCCGGGCATTCCGCTCTTCCTGCCGCGCGGCGAGATGCTGCGGCGAATTATGGAGACGTATGTCCGCGACGTGCAGACGCGCTACGGCTACGACCACGTGTGGACGGGCCATATCGTGAAGGAGGAGCTGTTCCGGAAATCCGGCCATCTGGAAAACTACATCGACGTTATGTTCCCGCCGATGACCGACACGGACGGTCCGACGTATCGGTTGAAGCCGATGAACTGCCCGAGCCACATGACGCTCTTCAACACGCGGCTGCACAGCTACCGCGACCTGCCGGCTCGCTTCGCCGAATTCGCTACGCTTTACCGGTATGAGAAGACGGGCGAGTTGACCGGTCTGACGCGCGTCCGCGCCCTGACGCAGGACGATTGCCACATCTTCTGTACGGAAGAGCAGGTTGAAAGTGAGTTCGGCCTGGCGCTCCGCCTCATCCACGAAGTGCTCGATCGTTATGGCTTCAGCGATTATAAGGTCCGGCTGAGCATGCGTGGAACGGAGCCGGGCGGGAAATACGTGGCCGACGACGAGAAGTGGGAGCGCGCCACGAGCGCGTTGCGCCGCGCGCTGGAAGCGAACGCCGTGGAATACTACGAAGCGCCCGGAGAGGCAGCGTTCTATGGACCAAAGGCCGACTTCCAGACGAAGGATGTCCTGGGACGTGAGTGGACGGCTTCGACGATCCAGGTGGACTTCATTCAGCCCGCACGCCTCGGCTGCGAGTACATCGGCGAGGACGGCAAGCCGCACACGCCGGTTGTGCTGCACCGCGCCGTAACGGGTACCACGGAGCGCTTCCTCGGGCTGCTCATCGAGCAGTACGCCGGCGCGTTCCCGCTCTGGCTCTCGCCGGTACAAGCCGTGATCATCCCGATCGCGGACCGCCACAACGCATACGCCCAGGCGGTGCTGGACCGCATGAAGGAAGCCGGGTTCCGGGTGGAAGTTGACACGCGCAACGAGAAGACCGGCTACAAGATCCGCGAGGCCCAACTTCAGAAGACGCCGTACATGCTTGTGGTCGGCGACCGCGAGATTGAGGCCGGAGCTGTGAGCGTGCGCAGCCGTGAAAAGGGCGACGAAGGCTCCATCAAGGTTGATGCCCTGATGGCGCGGATGAAGTCCGAACTGTAA
- a CDS encoding NlpC/P60 family protein: MRHWFLIGGLLTASAGHATVHVNSVTLTPTARGFRLSVNASGKTRYTLHTYPEPARLIMDIPDAVLDPDARVAPVEADEAPVLRFSQFTRKPDAVRVVVHLPDGAQTWRDTGVSPSSAIVIEIPSSAPRAVAANPGPRTRTRRHPAPAAEPTRSNATQHPRLPGDISAKELEHRQIQAAQERAGRVYGPPPHGTAAARASRAERTQLASRRGAVDVTDLMVDPAAAPAQAWDPDEAVSLIKETDCPVALRKRLIDVVSDPAIQTSRYVWGAQTPGQFDCSGLVLYIYEPLGVKLPRCSWQQCAVGEAVERDSLQAGDLLFFNTKGNGVSHVGIYLGDDRFLHAANPKSNLKITSLDSPYYATRYVGARRVYGGTTDTSNLGG; this comes from the coding sequence ATGCGTCACTGGTTCCTCATCGGCGGACTGCTGACGGCGTCAGCAGGTCACGCGACGGTACACGTCAATAGCGTCACGCTGACTCCGACCGCCCGTGGATTCCGCCTCAGCGTGAACGCGTCCGGCAAGACGCGGTACACCCTGCACACCTATCCGGAACCTGCCAGACTCATCATGGACATCCCCGACGCCGTGCTGGACCCGGACGCCCGAGTTGCACCCGTTGAAGCCGACGAGGCGCCCGTTCTGCGGTTCAGCCAATTCACGCGTAAACCGGACGCTGTCCGCGTAGTGGTCCACCTGCCCGATGGCGCTCAAACGTGGCGTGATACCGGCGTTTCGCCGTCTTCCGCGATCGTCATCGAAATACCGTCTTCCGCGCCGCGTGCTGTCGCCGCGAACCCCGGGCCGCGTACGCGCACGCGACGCCACCCGGCGCCCGCCGCTGAGCCAACACGCTCGAATGCCACTCAGCACCCGCGCCTTCCAGGCGACATTTCCGCGAAGGAACTAGAGCACAGGCAGATTCAGGCGGCACAGGAACGCGCCGGCCGGGTGTACGGCCCGCCCCCCCACGGAACGGCGGCAGCCCGGGCGAGCCGGGCGGAGAGGACGCAACTGGCTTCTCGCCGTGGCGCGGTAGACGTAACCGACCTGATGGTTGACCCCGCGGCAGCGCCAGCGCAGGCCTGGGATCCCGACGAAGCGGTCTCACTCATCAAAGAGACCGACTGTCCGGTCGCGCTGCGAAAACGGCTCATCGACGTCGTATCGGACCCCGCGATACAGACCAGCCGTTACGTCTGGGGCGCTCAGACACCGGGCCAGTTCGACTGCAGCGGCCTCGTCCTGTATATCTACGAACCGCTGGGGGTGAAACTGCCGCGGTGTTCGTGGCAGCAGTGCGCGGTCGGCGAGGCGGTAGAGCGCGACAGCCTGCAGGCCGGCGATTTGTTGTTCTTCAACACGAAGGGGAACGGCGTGTCGCACGTGGGCATTTACCTTGGCGACGACCGCTTCCTCCACGCGGCCAATCCGAAAAGTAACCTCAAGATCACGTCGTTGGATAGCCCGTATTACGCGACCCGGTATGTCGGCGCCCGCCGTGTGTACGGCGGCACGACGGACACATCCAACCTCGGCGGGTAA
- a CDS encoding right-handed parallel beta-helix repeat-containing protein, producing MGTLSRLCLSLGLAGASLNALAATLYVSPKGNDAWSGRLPAPNVKHTDGPFATPVKAQMAARNKPGTSILFRGGMYRLPQPLVLIPADSGVTWAAYRRETPVISGGIQPTDRRLLPNGRWELRFAAGTPAFEQLFVNGHRRYRPRLPKNGYYRIAGYLAPSKGDKPDRFRFQPGEFRPDWANLSDVQALCFHQWTMQRLRVAAVDDAANTVTFTGATWHPTMAALGAGDRFLIENVKEALSEPGEWYREPSTGVVTYIPMPGEKIETADIVAPVLSQLMEIKGAHDVTFRGITFAHTGYITPPAGRSFPQAEIDLGAAITASNARNCALDSCTITHTGEYAVEWKGGSTDCAMRRCHLTDLGAGGIKVGDTSPDRTERITVQDCRIAHGGRIHPAAIGVWIGQSANNLISHNSIEDFYYTGVSVGWVWGYAASGSHHNRIEDNVIANIGQAVLSDLGGIYTLGLSPGSVLRGNIIHDCDSDTYGGWGIYFDEGTTGMLAENNLVYHTKTGGFHQHYGENNILRNNIFALSRESQIQRTRMEPHLSFTFERNVVYYRQGVLLGSNWGDANFTMDYNLYWNPKDSVRFLSHPLNEWQKDKGKELHSVVADPGFVDPEHGDFHLKPGSPALKIGFKPWDYTKAGPRMKFPKDDVPPAFPVILPKYE from the coding sequence ATGGGCACTCTCAGTAGACTCTGCCTCTCACTCGGCCTCGCTGGCGCGAGCCTCAATGCGCTTGCTGCCACGCTCTACGTTTCGCCAAAGGGAAACGACGCATGGTCCGGTCGGCTGCCCGCTCCAAACGTCAAACACACGGATGGTCCGTTTGCCACACCAGTGAAGGCGCAGATGGCGGCGCGGAACAAGCCGGGTACCAGTATCCTGTTCCGGGGCGGTATGTACAGGCTTCCCCAACCGCTGGTCCTTATCCCGGCGGATTCCGGCGTCACGTGGGCGGCTTACCGGCGTGAGACGCCTGTCATCAGCGGTGGAATACAGCCAACGGACCGCAGGCTCCTGCCCAACGGACGCTGGGAACTGCGGTTCGCTGCCGGAACGCCGGCCTTCGAGCAGCTCTTCGTGAATGGGCATCGCCGGTACCGGCCGCGCCTGCCGAAGAACGGCTACTACCGTATCGCGGGCTATCTCGCTCCATCCAAAGGCGACAAGCCGGACCGCTTCCGCTTCCAGCCCGGCGAGTTTCGCCCGGATTGGGCAAACCTGAGCGACGTCCAGGCGCTCTGCTTCCACCAGTGGACGATGCAACGGCTACGGGTGGCGGCGGTCGATGACGCTGCCAACACGGTCACGTTCACTGGCGCAACGTGGCACCCGACGATGGCTGCGCTTGGGGCAGGCGATCGATTCCTCATCGAGAACGTGAAGGAAGCGCTCTCCGAGCCCGGCGAGTGGTACCGCGAGCCCTCGACCGGCGTCGTCACCTATATTCCGATGCCGGGAGAGAAGATCGAAACCGCCGACATAGTGGCGCCGGTGCTGAGCCAACTCATGGAGATCAAAGGTGCGCACGATGTGACGTTCCGGGGGATTACTTTCGCCCACACAGGCTACATCACGCCGCCAGCAGGGCGCAGCTTCCCGCAGGCGGAGATCGACCTCGGAGCGGCGATCACGGCCAGCAACGCCCGCAACTGCGCGCTGGATTCCTGTACTATAACTCACACCGGCGAGTATGCCGTTGAATGGAAGGGCGGCTCAACGGACTGCGCGATGCGCCGGTGCCATCTGACCGATCTCGGCGCGGGAGGCATTAAGGTCGGCGATACATCGCCCGACCGCACGGAGCGCATCACCGTGCAGGATTGCCGCATCGCGCACGGAGGACGCATCCACCCGGCCGCCATCGGAGTATGGATCGGCCAGTCGGCTAACAACCTCATCAGCCACAACAGCATCGAGGACTTCTACTACACCGGCGTCTCGGTTGGCTGGGTCTGGGGCTATGCCGCGTCCGGCAGCCATCACAACCGCATCGAGGACAACGTTATCGCCAACATCGGGCAGGCTGTCCTAAGCGACCTGGGCGGCATCTACACGCTGGGGCTTTCGCCAGGCTCGGTCCTGCGCGGCAACATCATTCACGATTGCGACTCCGACACCTACGGCGGTTGGGGGATCTACTTTGACGAGGGCACAACCGGCATGCTGGCCGAAAACAACCTCGTTTATCACACAAAGACCGGCGGCTTTCACCAGCACTACGGCGAGAACAACATCCTGCGGAACAACATCTTCGCGCTGTCGCGCGAGAGCCAGATCCAGCGCACGCGCATGGAGCCGCATCTGTCTTTCACGTTCGAGCGCAACGTCGTCTACTACCGGCAGGGCGTGCTGCTGGGCAGCAACTGGGGCGATGCCAACTTCACGATGGACTACAACCTGTACTGGAACCCGAAGGACTCGGTCCGATTCCTGAGCCATCCTCTCAACGAATGGCAGAAGGACAAGGGGAAGGAACTGCACAGCGTCGTTGCCGATCCGGGGTTCGTGGACCCGGAGCACGGTGACTTCCACCTGAAGCCCGGCTCACCGGCGCTGAAAATCGGATTCAAGCCGTGGGACTACACGAAGGCGGGGCCGCGAATGAAATTCCCGAAGGACGATGTGCCGCCGGCGTTTCCGGTGATTCTGCCGAAGTATGAATAA
- a CDS encoding IclR family transcriptional regulator C-terminal domain-containing protein: MENQSSVKSVVKAMALLDRIALDDVSHKGVTLASLAQELGLPQNTAHNLLKSLVASGYVAQQGRGIYVAGPKCAQIGRVTQCADPRTYQRVMASLHKFVDAEGEACVCSTLINGERVTVAVVDSTHTVSVSHALVDGEPFWAKSTGRMLAASAGEAELQQVIARQGMPGRHWNDIGDEAGLRAALSETRSQGFSLLHDERAELVAIACPITDGANPVWGTLATFAPAYRCPEKRRRQLLERLRAVAGDLCEEIAQA; the protein is encoded by the coding sequence ATGGAAAATCAATCATCCGTCAAATCCGTGGTGAAGGCGATGGCCCTGCTGGACCGAATCGCCCTGGATGACGTCTCGCACAAGGGCGTCACTCTGGCGTCACTGGCCCAGGAGCTGGGTCTGCCCCAGAACACGGCGCACAACCTCCTCAAATCCCTCGTTGCCAGCGGATATGTTGCGCAGCAGGGACGGGGCATCTACGTTGCCGGCCCGAAATGCGCACAGATCGGCCGGGTGACCCAGTGCGCGGATCCCCGCACATACCAGCGGGTGATGGCTTCGCTCCACAAGTTCGTCGATGCGGAGGGAGAGGCGTGCGTCTGCTCTACGCTCATCAACGGTGAGCGGGTGACCGTTGCCGTTGTTGACAGCACGCACACCGTCAGTGTTTCGCACGCGCTCGTCGATGGTGAGCCGTTCTGGGCAAAAAGCACCGGCCGAATGCTGGCAGCCTCCGCGGGAGAAGCGGAGCTTCAGCAAGTGATCGCGCGGCAAGGCATGCCAGGCCGGCATTGGAACGACATCGGCGATGAAGCAGGCCTCCGCGCGGCCCTGTCGGAAACACGGTCGCAAGGGTTCAGCCTTCTGCACGATGAGCGGGCGGAACTGGTGGCGATCGCCTGCCCCATCACCGACGGTGCCAACCCGGTCTGGGGCACACTGGCCACCTTTGCACCCGCCTACAGATGCCCCGAAAAGCGGCGCCGACAGTTGCTTGAACGCCTTCGCGCCGTTGCCGGAGACCTGTGCGAGGAGATCGCACAAGCCTGA